One window from the genome of Cucumis melo cultivar AY chromosome 10, USDA_Cmelo_AY_1.0, whole genome shotgun sequence encodes:
- the LOC127151171 gene encoding uncharacterized protein LOC127151171: MYKHIYFVIAASAPVSLYSHATSIIKFNELNFSDWCEQIRFHLGVLDLDLALLNEKPAAITPASSNKDRSFYKAWERSNRLSLMFMRMTVANNIKSTIKNTEDAKEFMKFVEKCSQSESADKSLAGTLMSTLTNIKFDGSRTIHEHILEMTNLAARLKTMGMEVNENFLVTFILNSLPSEYGPFHMNYNTLKDKWNVHELQSMLIQEEARLKKPIIHFANLMGHKGAGKKPGKKNGKGNHGQLKVKQSSTPIHK; the protein is encoded by the coding sequence atgtataagcatatttattttgtaattgcaGCATCTGCTCCTGTTTCTCTTTATTCGCATGCTACAtctataataaaatttaatgaaCTCAATTTCTCTGATTGGTGCGAACAAATCCGATTCCATCTTGGAGTTTTGGATCTTGATTTAGCACTTTTAAATGAGAAACCTGCTGCAATTACTCCTGCTAGCAGTAATAAGGATAGATCTTTCTATAAAGCTTGGGAAAGATCAAATAGATTGAGCTTAATGTTTATGCGAATGACTGtagcaaacaatattaagtcCACAATTAAGAACACTGAAGATGCTAAGGAATTTATGAAATTTGTGGAAAAATGTTCTCAGTCAGAGTCGGCTGACAAGTCACTTGCTGGAACACTTATGAGTACTTTAACCAACATCAAGTTTGATGGTTCTCGTACTATACATGAGCATATCCTTGAAATGACGAACTTGGCAGCAAGGTTAAAGACTATGGGAATGGAAGTTAATGAGAATTTTTTGGTAACGTTTATCCTTAATTCCTTACCTTCAGAGTATGGTCCATTTCACATGAACTATAACACTCTGAAAGATAAATGGAATGTGCATGAATTACAAAGTATGCTCATTCAAGAGGAAGCGAGACTTAAGAAACCAATAATTCACTTTGCCAATCTTATGGGTCATAAAGGAGCTGGAAAAAAACCTGGAAAAAAGAATGGCAAGGGCAATCATGGACAATTAAAGGTAAAACAGTCATCTACCCCAATCCACAAATAG